In Abditibacteriota bacterium, the following proteins share a genomic window:
- a CDS encoding leucine-rich repeat domain-containing protein — MADKFKIISDFIDGRALALKGTKCGIVDASGNILRDFVYTHTEPEDFTVSDEGMITSYKGNNRNLILPPIINNREITAIGPEAFRGCKNIYEITIPHGVTSIKRKAFAYCDNLKRVILPDSLLNIEDWAFFYCNHLKTIRIPDSLMDLGQYAFEACDGLKEIEVSASNQYCVSIGGVLFSKDKKRLFRYPSGREDEEYRVPRGTEAISRTAFYDARVKRVVLPDGLKRIGVGAFRGCRELESINIPSSVTRISGNAFLCCKKLSDIVLPDGLTSIENRAFYYCKSLKSINIPRGVTSICECAFDGCEGLTSVALPDTLEEIGAWAFNGCKSIREIDLPDSVTSIGAWAFAHMDRLQRIRLSSVTLLPEGVLYNAKRLEQLHIPPTVERIGSRAFAGCKKLTEITIPKAVTTLDKRCLDACKALSRIVVEPGNTGYVSDNGILYTADKKKILKFPASREDTVFVIPDTVTCIGAWAFAGCKKLSRITLSKNTETIEEGAFYACSGIYEMLIPASVRTIGKSAFFYCKTLKDLRVEGMDTVIDEWAFFECARLLTVKCRTDSAACGFAARANIACEIID, encoded by the coding sequence ATGGCTGATAAGTTCAAAATTATCAGTGATTTTATTGACGGCAGAGCTCTCGCATTGAAGGGCACGAAATGCGGTATAGTGGACGCAAGCGGCAATATACTCAGGGATTTTGTGTACACTCACACCGAGCCGGAAGACTTTACCGTCAGCGACGAAGGCATGATCACCTCCTACAAGGGCAACAACAGGAATCTGATCCTGCCTCCCATCATCAACAACCGGGAGATCACGGCCATAGGCCCCGAGGCCTTCAGAGGCTGCAAGAACATCTACGAGATCACCATCCCCCACGGCGTCACGAGCATCAAACGCAAGGCCTTTGCCTACTGCGACAATCTCAAGAGAGTCATACTCCCCGACTCCCTGCTGAACATAGAGGACTGGGCCTTCTTTTACTGCAATCACCTGAAGACCATCCGCATCCCCGACAGCCTGATGGATCTGGGCCAGTACGCCTTTGAGGCCTGCGACGGCCTCAAGGAGATCGAGGTCAGCGCTTCCAACCAATACTGCGTTTCCATAGGCGGCGTGCTCTTTTCCAAGGACAAAAAGCGTCTTTTCAGATACCCCAGCGGCCGGGAAGACGAGGAATACCGGGTCCCCCGGGGGACCGAAGCCATCAGCCGGACAGCCTTCTACGACGCCAGGGTCAAGAGGGTGGTGCTGCCCGACGGTCTGAAACGCATAGGCGTGGGAGCCTTCAGAGGCTGCAGGGAGCTGGAGAGCATCAATATCCCCTCCAGCGTCACCAGGATATCGGGCAACGCCTTTCTGTGCTGCAAAAAGCTCTCGGACATAGTGCTGCCGGACGGCCTCACCAGCATAGAAAACAGGGCTTTTTATTACTGCAAATCCCTCAAAAGCATCAATATCCCCCGGGGAGTCACCTCCATATGCGAATGCGCCTTTGACGGCTGTGAAGGCCTCACCAGCGTCGCCCTCCCGGACACACTGGAAGAGATAGGCGCCTGGGCCTTCAACGGCTGCAAGTCCATCCGGGAGATCGACCTGCCCGACTCGGTCACCTCCATAGGGGCCTGGGCCTTTGCCCATATGGACAGGCTGCAAAGGATCAGGCTCTCCTCCGTCACACTGCTGCCGGAAGGCGTCCTCTACAACGCCAAGCGTCTGGAGCAGCTCCACATACCCCCCACGGTGGAAAGGATCGGCTCCAGAGCCTTCGCCGGCTGCAAAAAGCTGACGGAGATCACCATCCCCAAGGCGGTGACCACCCTGGACAAGAGATGCCTCGACGCCTGCAAAGCCCTGTCCCGGATCGTCGTCGAGCCCGGCAACACGGGCTACGTGTCCGACAACGGCATACTCTACACAGCCGACAAAAAGAAGATACTGAAGTTCCCCGCCTCCCGGGAAGACACGGTCTTTGTCATCCCGGACACGGTGACGTGCATAGGGGCCTGGGCCTTCGCCGGCTGCAAAAAGCTGAGCAGGATCACCCTTTCCAAAAACACCGAGACCATAGAAGAAGGAGCCTTTTACGCCTGCTCCGGCATATACGAGATGCTCATCCCCGCATCCGTCAGGACCATAGGCAAATCGGCCTTTTTCTACTGCAAGACCCTCAAGGATCTCCGGGTGGAAGGCATGGACACTGTCATAGACGAGTGGGCCTTCTTCGAATGCGCCAGGCTGCTCACGGTGAAGTGCCGGACAGACTCCGCCGCCTGCGGCTTTGCCGCCAGGGCCAATATAGCCTGCGAGATCATCGATTAG